The genome window AGCCGAGCTTGCCGCAGATCTTCCCGGAGCACTTCGACCTCGGCGTCACCGCTGGGGCGGTCAACTACGGCTTCTCGCCGGGCGACGACGCGATCGTCACGCCGTACGTCTACGTCGGCCCGCACGACGTCCCGAGCAGGACCGGGTTCTGGAACGCGCCGTTCGGGGCCTACCGGACCTGGCAAGAGGTCACCACGCCGCAGGCCGCGCTCGACTTCTTCCACGACGCCCGCTCCGTCCTGGGGCTGTAACGACTCGACACCGGACGTGACTGTGCCTCCAACCACACGCCGAGGAGGCAGTCATGAAAGGTCTGACCGGCAAGGTCGCCGTCGTCACCGGAGGCAGCTCGGGCATCGGGCAGGCCATCGCGATCAGGCTCGGTGAGGAAGGCGTCGACGTGGCGATCAACTACGTCGGACGTCCGGACGGCGCAGAGGAGACCAAGGACGTCATCGAGCACGGCGTCGAGATCTGCATGAAGCAGATGGCTGCGGCCGGGACTCACCCGATCCTCGTCGCCGCGGACGTCTCGCAGGAGGACCAGGTCGCTGCCATGTTCCAGCAGGTCCTGGACCAGTACGGCCGCATCGACATCCTCGTCAACAACGCCGGCATCCAGATCGGCGAGGACACCGACAAGCTGGCCGTCGAGGACTTCGACAAGGTCCTGTCGGTCAACCTGCGCGGCGCGTTCCTGTGCGCCCGGCAGGCCGTCCGACACTTCCTGGAGTCCGGTCGAGGTGGGTCGATCCTCAACGTGTCAAGCGTGCACCAGGTGATCCCGAAGCCGAGGTTCGTCGGCTACTCGGTCTCCAAGGGCGGGATGCAGAACCTCACCCACACGCTTGCGCTGGAGTACGCCTCGCGCGGCATCCGGGTGAACGGGATCGGTCCCGGGGCCACCGTGACCCCGATCAACCGTTCGTGGATCGACGACCCGGTCAAGCGGCAGGCGGTCGAGAGCCACATCCCCATGCGTCGCGCCGGGGACGCGGAGGAGATGGCCGCGGTCGCCGCGTTCCTGTGCTCGGAGGAGGCCGCCTACATCACCGGCCAGACCCTGTTCGTCGACGGAGGTCTGACGCTCTACCCGTCGTTCGAGACGACCTGGTCGAGCGAGTGACCCCGACGGTGATGAACGACCTGTCCGGCCGGGGGCTTGCGTAACGCGGCGGCGGCTGCGTGGACTGCACATCGAACGTCCTGGCGACGACACCCGGAGGCCCGCCATGTCCCGCACCCCGATCGCGGACCACGCCCTGCTCTCCGACCGCCACTCGGCTGCCCTGGTCGACAAGGCCGGGTCGGTGGAGTGGCTGTCCTTCCCGCGGTTCGACAGCCCGTCCGTGCTCGGTCGCCTGCTCGGCGACGACGCGGGACACTGGCAGATCCAGCCCGTGGGCGACTGGCAGAGCACCCGGCGCTACGTGGACCGGACGCTGGTGCTGGAGACGACGTTCACCACGGCCAGCGGGGCCGTGGTCCTGACCGACCTGATGGCGATGGGTGAGGACAACGGCGGCCACCGGCTCGGGACCGGTGTGCCCCACCTGCTGGTACGCCGAGTGTCGTGCGTGGCGGGCGCGGTGGAGATGGAGGTCGACTACCGACCACGGCCCGAGTACGGGCTGGTCGTCCCCTTGCTCGCCGGCGTGCGGGGTGGGGTCACCGCCCGCGGTGGCGCGGAGTGGCTGGTGCTCAGCGCGCCGGTGCGCCTCGATCTCGCCGACGGGCGGGCGACCGGACGGGTGCGCCTCACCGCGGGGGAGACCATCCACCTGGCGCTCCAGCGGTCGACGCTGGAGGAGACGCCGGCACGGGCCTGGTCGCAGCAGGAGCTCGCTGCGGTGCTCGACCGCACCGTGGCGGCGTGGGTCTCGTGGTCCGAGCTGCACCAGGCCTACGACGGACCGTGGGCAGACCTGGTCCACCACAGTGGCCGCGTGCTGCAGGGTCTGTCCTTCCAGCCGAGCGGTGCCATCGTCGCTGCGGCCACCACGTCGCTGCCGGAGGGCGTAGGAGGCGAGCGGAACTGGGACTACCGGTACTCCTGGGTCCGCGACGCCAGCTTCACCATGCAAGCGCTATGGGTGGCCGCCTGCCCGGACGAGGCCAACGACTTCTTCGCGTTCATGACCACGGCCGCCGCATCGTCGATCGGCCCGGGCAAGTCCTTGCAGATCATGTTCGGGATCGGCGGCGAGCACGACCTCACCGAGCGCGAGCTGCCGCACCTCGAGGGCTGGCGCGACAGCAGGCCGGTCCGCGTCGGCAACGGCGCCTGGGACCAGGCCCAGATCGACGTCTACGGCGAGCTGCTCGGCGCCGCCCACCGGCTGTCCGACCAGCTCGGCTCGCTGGACCGGCAGACCCGTGACTTCCTCGTCGCCTGCGCCGACACCGCGTCCGAACGGTGGCGCGAGAAGGACCAGGGCATCTGGGAGGTGCGCGGTGACCCACAGCACTTCCTCTACTCGAAGGTGATGTGCTGGGTCGCACTGGACCGCGCCATCGCCCTGGCCCCCATGCTCCAGGCGGAGGAACGCGTCCCGGCCTGGTCGGCAGTCCGGGACGAGATCCACGCGATGGTGCTGCAGGACGGCTGGAGCGACGAGGCGAAGGCGTTCACCCAGTACGTCGGCTCAGCCGACCTGGACGCCGCCAACCTCATGATGGCGATCGTGGGGTTCCTGCCGCCGGACGACCCGCGTCTGCTCGCCACGCTCGACGCCACGGAGGAGCGCCTCACCGACGACCGCGGCCTGGTGTACCGCTACCGCACCGAGGGTGGCGTCGACGGGCTGGCCGGCGAGGAGGGCACCTTCCTGCTCTGCACCTTCTGGCTGGCCGAGGCGTTCGCCCTCTCCGGGCAGCTGCACCGGGCGGAGGCGGTCTTCGGTCGCGCCGTCGCCTTCGCCAACGACGTGGGCCTGCTGGCGGAGGAGATAGACCCGGACTCCGGCGAGCTGCTCGGGAACTTCCCGCAGGCGTTCAGCCACATCGGTCTGGTCAACGCCGCCTGGGCCATCAGCGAGGCACGTCGGCGGGCCGGCAGATGAGGCGGACCCGGACGCCCGCGTTCGCCGGTAGACGCGAGGGGCGATGGCTACAGTCCGGACCAGGCGCATCGGGACGGAGGTAGACGCATGCAGCGTGAGGCACCGGCGACCGTCTCCACGGCACCTCAGCAGGCGATGGTCGGGCCCGGCGTCCCTGCTCCCCGGGCGGCCGACCCGGACGACCGCGAGCTCGTCGACCGGCTCCGGCTGGGGGACGAAGCGGCCTTCTCCGGCATCGTCAGCGGCTGGTCGCCGATGATGCTGCGGGTGGCCCGCGGCCACGTGTCGACCGACGCCTCCTGCGAGGAGGTCGTGCAGGAGACCTGGATGGCCGTCATCCGAGGGATCGACCGGTTCGAGGGCCGGTCCTCGCTGCGCACGTGGGTGTTCCGGATCCTCACCAACCTGGCCAAGACCCGGGGAGTCCGCGAGGCCCGCTCGGTGCCGATGTCCTCGTGGGCGCCCGCGGACGTCGGCGGCCCCACCGTCGACCCCGACCGGTTCCGTGCCGCCGACGACCAGTACCCGCACAACTGGACCCCCGTCGGCGCGCCCACCCCGTGGCAGGCCGGCCCGGAGCAGTCGGCGGTGGCCGGCGAGACCCGCGAGCTGCTGGGTGCCGCCCTGCAGGAGCTGCCGGAGCGGCAGCGGTTGGTGGTGACGTTGCGTGACGTGCACGGCCTGTCGTCGAACGAGGTCTGCGCTGCTCTGGACCTCAGCCCTGCCAACCAACGCGTGCTGCTGCACCGTGGACGGGCGAAGCTGCGTGCGGTCCTGGAGGACTACTACCGAGGATCGGAGGTGGCGTCATGACGGAGGAGACCCGCGACGCCGTCCCGGGCATGACCATCACCTGCCAGGAAGTGGTCGAGCTCGTCACCGACTACCTCGAGGGCGAGCTGGATGACTCCACACGCGCCGAGCTGGAGGCGCATCTCGCCCTCTGTCCGGGCTGCGACGCCTACCTGACCCAGATGAGGGCGACGATCGACGAGCTGGGGCACGTGCCCGTGGAGAGCCTGAGCGAGGAGGCCCAGGACGGCCTGATGGCCGCCTTCCGCTCGTTCCATGCGCCTGGCTCCGCGGGGACATGAGCAGGCAGATGGACTGCCAGGAGCTCGTGGAGCTCGTCACCGACTACCTCGAAGGAGCGCTCGCCGAGGCTCGTGTCCTCGAGGTGGAGGGGCACCTGCAGGAGTGCGTCGACTGCCTTCGCTACCTCGGGCAGATCCAGCTGACCGCGCGGCTGCTGAGCCAGGTGTCCGAAGACGTCGGGCTGA of Actinomycetes bacterium contains these proteins:
- a CDS encoding glucose 1-dehydrogenase, with product MKGLTGKVAVVTGGSSGIGQAIAIRLGEEGVDVAINYVGRPDGAEETKDVIEHGVEICMKQMAAAGTHPILVAADVSQEDQVAAMFQQVLDQYGRIDILVNNAGIQIGEDTDKLAVEDFDKVLSVNLRGAFLCARQAVRHFLESGRGGSILNVSSVHQVIPKPRFVGYSVSKGGMQNLTHTLALEYASRGIRVNGIGPGATVTPINRSWIDDPVKRQAVESHIPMRRAGDAEEMAAVAAFLCSEEAAYITGQTLFVDGGLTLYPSFETTWSSE
- a CDS encoding glycoside hydrolase family 15 protein; translation: MSRTPIADHALLSDRHSAALVDKAGSVEWLSFPRFDSPSVLGRLLGDDAGHWQIQPVGDWQSTRRYVDRTLVLETTFTTASGAVVLTDLMAMGEDNGGHRLGTGVPHLLVRRVSCVAGAVEMEVDYRPRPEYGLVVPLLAGVRGGVTARGGAEWLVLSAPVRLDLADGRATGRVRLTAGETIHLALQRSTLEETPARAWSQQELAAVLDRTVAAWVSWSELHQAYDGPWADLVHHSGRVLQGLSFQPSGAIVAAATTSLPEGVGGERNWDYRYSWVRDASFTMQALWVAACPDEANDFFAFMTTAAASSIGPGKSLQIMFGIGGEHDLTERELPHLEGWRDSRPVRVGNGAWDQAQIDVYGELLGAAHRLSDQLGSLDRQTRDFLVACADTASERWREKDQGIWEVRGDPQHFLYSKVMCWVALDRAIALAPMLQAEERVPAWSAVRDEIHAMVLQDGWSDEAKAFTQYVGSADLDAANLMMAIVGFLPPDDPRLLATLDATEERLTDDRGLVYRYRTEGGVDGLAGEEGTFLLCTFWLAEAFALSGQLHRAEAVFGRAVAFANDVGLLAEEIDPDSGELLGNFPQAFSHIGLVNAAWAISEARRRAGR
- a CDS encoding sigma-70 family RNA polymerase sigma factor, with the protein product MQREAPATVSTAPQQAMVGPGVPAPRAADPDDRELVDRLRLGDEAAFSGIVSGWSPMMLRVARGHVSTDASCEEVVQETWMAVIRGIDRFEGRSSLRTWVFRILTNLAKTRGVREARSVPMSSWAPADVGGPTVDPDRFRAADDQYPHNWTPVGAPTPWQAGPEQSAVAGETRELLGAALQELPERQRLVVTLRDVHGLSSNEVCAALDLSPANQRVLLHRGRAKLRAVLEDYYRGSEVAS
- a CDS encoding zf-HC2 domain-containing protein; translated protein: MTEETRDAVPGMTITCQEVVELVTDYLEGELDDSTRAELEAHLALCPGCDAYLTQMRATIDELGHVPVESLSEEAQDGLMAAFRSFHAPGSAGT
- a CDS encoding zf-HC2 domain-containing protein, whose protein sequence is MSRQMDCQELVELVTDYLEGALAEARVLEVEGHLQECVDCLRYLGQIQLTARLLSQVSEDVGLT